The following are encoded together in the Chanodichthys erythropterus isolate Z2021 chromosome 16, ASM2448905v1, whole genome shotgun sequence genome:
- the LOC137003828 gene encoding RING finger protein 212B-like, giving the protein MNWFHCNNCFVREGKKFIVSSCGHIFCENCVKSSQCRVCNASCNYLQISDQMKPQEKMFFRDPEKLIQARLERISQIAIFQKRQKERVFAFLRSRNVELERKLKEVRDECHRQVSALKQENEELKKPLSQRRTSPGRFPINGGTPRMILPVAVTSPVTPRSRVLSSGDTLERFRYSRLGMTTPPGSSISMSSVNSVHEHGFRTPSSVHTPTRSQHTTPNNFQFQLLARHTLQSPRP; this is encoded by the exons ATGAACTGGTTTCACTGTAACAACTGTTTCGTGAGAGAAGGGAAAAAATTCATAGTGTCCAGCTGTGGCCATATATTTTGTGAGAACTGCGTAAAGTCAA GTCAGTGCCGAGTTTGTAATGCCAGCTGTAACTACCTACAAATATCTGATCAG ATGAAGCCTCAGGAAAAGATGTTTTTCAGAGATCCAGAGAAACTCATTCAGGCTCGTCTGGAACGTATTTCACAG aTTGCTATTTTTCAGAAAAGGCAGAAGGAGCGAGTCTTTGCTTTCTTAAGAAGCAGGAATGTGGAACTGGAACGAAAGCTGAAAGAAGTTCGTGATGAGTGTCACAG GCAAGTCTCTGCACTGAAACAAGAGAACGAAGAACTAAAGAAGCCGCTCTCTCAGAGGAGG ACTTCTCCAGGGAGGTTTCCGATTAATGG AGGAACTCCAAGAATGATTCTTCCTGTGGCTGTTACATCACCAG TCACACCTCGCTCTAGAGTTCTCAG TTCGGGTGACACTTTGGAGAGGTTTAGATATTCCAGACTTGGCATGACA ACACCCCCAGGGTCGTCCATCTCTATGTCAAGCGTAAATTCAGTACATGAACATGGTTTTA GGACACCCAGCTCAGTTCACACTCCGACAAG GTCCCAACATACAACCCCAAACAACTTTCAGTTCCAGCTTCTGGCTAGACATACACTCCAGTCTCCACGGCCATAA
- the homeza gene encoding homeobox and leucine zipper encoding a, whose amino-acid sequence MATHTDHDLKVISPRGVAAKRQDGNLNSPRLQKSAFHISDGNLTSPRPQKSTHYNFDGKEYASPSNRRPKESNGSSAVSFSTNNNSVVCLPLVSEGLKLVWTQSDQTRELDSVPQLVQAFNTFPYPTSQEVSTLARVCALPLDKVKVWFMVQRIKYGISWASEDIEETRRKLSRPGQTSETEHKESTMKKNGNEDFIKKEDHVEDLAQSTQLPRKRQKTESTEPAKLSPAPSRFRSSLPPPQDSYYYRQPVEMPETPHAATPPTSTESPVGSEQPRHGRYKKSKAQLTVLRKSFLQENWPDETELQRLQEETGLTRNEIRKWFSDSRYQLRNGRGLTMSLPASQGEKTEPNCSLSSQSQEVQPLPLTTKKQTTQHADIEGKEQTRQKTGSRKNRSRSSQFFQLFLSNTLEAFEDGALGADEEKCSEESEIQNNDEVGSEQESEGHCVTPLEPAAPTSSSSSPSITPSKKHSARSSKSARSVKANALNNSLNSLDNSSPTSVLTVAGRPRKTKEQLAILKEYFQKCPWPKSDLYTQLVEITSLPRADIIQWFGDTRYAVKNGHVRWVHSDVREQVLAEIALLQSGAAAADVSGTPGSEGNRKRKSQGNSTTKTQKSAMDSVDISPLELYYQQTGPLQEKDLDHLCRKSKMSYQQVRDWFASKDSTTLDPGLTIID is encoded by the coding sequence ATGGCGACGCACACTGACCATGACTTGAAAGTTATCTCTCCAAGAGGGGTGGCAGCAAAAAGACAAGACGGAAACCTCAACAGTCCACGGCTGCAAAAATCAGCATTCCACATTTCCGACGGAAACCTCACCAGTCCACGGCCGCAAAAATCAACACACTACAATTTCGATGGAAAGGAATATGCAAGCCCCTCTAATCGCAGACCAAAAGAGAGCAATGGCAGCTCTGCAGTAAGCTTCAGCACTAATAATAACTCTGTAGTATGTCTTCCTTTGGTATCTGAAGGACTGAAGCTAGTGTGGACCCAGTCCGATCAAACACGTGAGCTCGATAGTGTCCCTCAACTTGTTCAGGCCTTCAACACCTTCCCCTATCCAACATCTCAAGAGGTCAGCACTCTTGCCCGTGTCTGTGCTCTTCCCTTAGATAAAGTCAAAGTGTGGTTCATGGTGCAACGCATCAAGTATGGAATCAGCTGGGCATCGGAGGACATTGAAGAGACGCGGCGCAAGCTGTCTAGGCCAGGGCAAACAAGTGAGACTGAACACAAAGAGAGCACTATGAAGAAAAATGGAAATGaggattttataaaaaaagaagACCATGTAGAAGATCTAGCACAAAGTACACAATTGCCTCGCAAAAGACAAAAAACTGAAAGCACAGAACCAGCAAAGCTCTCTCCTGCTCCCTCACGTTTCCGTTCATCTCTCCCTCCTCCTCAGGATTCGTACTACTACCGACAACCAGTAGAAATGCCAGAAACGCCTCACGCAGCTACCCCACCTACTTCTACAGAGTCTCCTGTTGGATCTGAGCAGCCACGGCATGGCCGCTACAAAAAGTCCAAAGCCCAGTTAACTGTATTGCGTAAGAGTTTTCTGCAGGAGAACTGGCCTGATGAGACAGAGCTCCAGCGCTTACAAGAGGAGACTGGCCTAACTCGTAATGAGATTCGAAAATGGTTTAGTGACAGTCGCTACCAGCTGCGAAATGGTAGGGGACTGACAATGTCATTACCCGCTTCTCAAGGAGAAAAAACTGAACCCAACTGTAGTCTATCATCTCAGTCTCAGGAGGTTCAGCCTCTTCCTCTCACCACTAAAAAGCAAACTACACAGCATGCTGACATCGAAGGCAAAGAACAGACCAGGCAAAAAACAGGATCACGAAAGAATCGGTCAAGGAGCTCTCAGTTTTTCCAGCTTTTCCTGTCTAACACTCTTGAGGCATTTGAAGACGGAGCATTAGGAGCAGATGAGGAGAAATGTTCAGAGGAAAGTGAGATACAGAATAATGATGAAGTTGGAAGCGAACAGGAAAGCGAGGGACATTGTGTGACTCCTCTAGAGCCAGCTGCACccacttcctcctcctcttctccatCCATTACCCCATCTAAAAAACACTCAGCCAGGTCTTCGAAATCTGCACGCTCTGTCAAAgcaaatgctttgaacaactccCTAAACTCCTTGGACAACTCTTCACCTACTTCAGTATTAACAGTGGCGGGACGACCAAGGAAAACAAAGGAGCAACTGGCCATCCTaaaggaatacttccagaaatgCCCATGGCCAAAGAGTGACTTATACACACAGCTAGTTGAAATAACATCTTTGCCTCGTGCTGACATTATCCAGTGGTTTGGGGACACGCGTTATGCTGTAAAAAATGGACATGTACGCTGGGTGCATTCTGACGTACGTGAACAAGTGCTTGCCGAGATAGCATTGTTACAAAGTGGAGCAGCTGCTGCCGATGTCAGTGGAACCCCAGGAAGTGAAGGCAACAGGAAACGTAAGTCACAAGGGAACAgcacaacaaaaacacagaaGTCTGCCATGGATTCTGTAGACATCAGTCCGTTAGAGCTGTATTATCAACAGACGGGACCATTGCAAGAGAAAGACCTTGACCATCTCTGCCGAAAGTCAAAAATGAGTTACCAACAGGTGCGAGACTGGTTTGCGTCTAAAGACAGTACAACACTGGACCCAGGGCTCACTATTATTGATtaa
- the dhrs1 gene encoding dehydrogenase/reductase SDR family member 1 — MALSGWICVVTGASRGIGRGIALQLSEAGATVYITGRQEKTLKQTAAEVTERGGQCLPVVCDSSKEDDIKELFERVQLEQNGRLDMLVNNAYAGVQAIFDNMNKKFWEQDPEIWDTINNTGLRGHYFCSVYAARMMVAQGKGLIVFISSMGGLRYLFNVSYGVGKAACDRMAADMAIELKKKGVVSVSLWPGAVQTELISQYTSQDEASPGFDPKFKEVFSKGETTEFSGRCIVELAKDKSLMSMTGQVLMTCDLARRYGLKDVDGRSVVDYTSMKFILSQVPYVSWLSVLTPSFIRVPRSMLSLGSGKF, encoded by the exons ATGGCACTATCAGGATGGATTTGTGTGGTGACTGGTGCTTCCAGAGGAATTGGAAGAGGTATTGCCCTTCAGTTATCTGAGGCTGGCGCTACTGTGTACATCACTGGTCGACAGGAGAAAACTTTAAAGCAGACAGCAGCTGAG GTGACTGAGAGAGGTGGCCAGTGTCTCCCTGTGGTCTGTGACTCATCTAAAGAGGATGACATCAAGGAGCTGTTTGAACGTGTCCAGCTTGAGCAGAATGGCAGGCTTGACATGTTGGTGAATAATGCTTACGCTGGTGTACAG GCTATTTTCGATAACATGAACAAAAAGTTCTGGGAGCAGGATCCAGAAATTTGGGACACCATCAACAACACTGGACTCAG GGGTCACTATTTCTGCTCAGTGTATGCTGCAAGGATGATGGTGGCTCAGGGCAAGGGCTTGATTGTGTTCATATCATCCATGGGTGGCCTGCGCTATCTCTTTAATGTATCCTATGGCGTCGGCAAGGCTGCA TGTGACAGAATGGCAGCGGACATGGCAATAGAGCTGAAGAAGAAAGGTGTGGTTTCTGTAAGCCTCTGGCCAGGGGCAGTTCAGACTGAGTTAATTAGTCAGTATACATCTCAGGATGAGGCGTCTCCAGGTTTTGATCCCAAA ttcaaggaagttttcagtaaGGGTGAAACAACAGAGTTTAGTGGACGATGCATAGTTGAGCTGGCCAAAG ATAAAAGTCTGATGTCCATGACCGGGCAAGTATTGATGACCTGTGACCTGGCTCGGCGCTATGGACTCAAGGATGTTGATG GCCGCAGTGTCGTGGACTACACCTCTATGAAGTTCATCCTTTCCCAGGTACCCTACGTGTCCTGGCTCTCCGTATTGACTCCTTCATTCATCAGAGTGCCTCGTTCCATGCTGAGTCTTGGCAGTGGCAAATTCTAA